In Candidatus Nitrosotalea sinensis, one DNA window encodes the following:
- a CDS encoding universal stress protein yields MNRKYKNILVPYDGSKHSQKALGMAVDIGSMFGSTLYVVNVADLSTVSPPGWNLSQGTRKTISQITKSVKNTSELQLKKIHEKYRDSGVSMKEFVLEGNTVDKLLKFAQDKEIDFIIIGSRAYLESQK; encoded by the coding sequence ATGAATAGAAAATACAAGAATATCTTGGTGCCATATGATGGTTCCAAACATTCTCAGAAAGCATTAGGGATGGCAGTGGACATTGGAAGTATGTTTGGCTCCACATTATATGTGGTAAATGTGGCAGATTTGAGTACTGTGAGTCCTCCTGGTTGGAATCTCTCACAGGGAACCAGAAAAACTATTTCCCAGATAACAAAATCTGTAAAAAATACATCAGAACTGCAATTAAAAAAGATACATGAAAAATATCGAGATTCAGGAGTATCTATGAAAGAATTTGTTTTAGAGGGAAATACTGTTGACAAATTATTGAAATTTGCACAAGATAAAGAAATCGACTTTATAATAATTGGAAGCAGGGCCTATCTGGAATCTCAAAAATAA
- a CDS encoding phosphoribosyltransferase — protein sequence MKFRDRVDAAQRLAKNLEGIQNEDPVILAVPRGGVVTGDVIAKTFGLQLDIVVSRKIGSPYNPELAIGAVMHDGSFFPNSDLINSLGVTQDYIDEQIAEQLQEIKRRLTKFRGRLDYDLKNKTVVVVDDGIATGATVFATLGWIKKQNPKRIIIAIPVGPRDTVEKLRQVAEVVVLHEPVIFGAVGEFYDSFDQVEDSQVVEIMRSYGHHKNMK from the coding sequence ATGAAATTCAGAGATAGAGTAGATGCGGCACAACGACTTGCAAAGAATCTGGAAGGGATACAAAACGAAGATCCTGTAATCTTGGCAGTTCCTAGAGGAGGTGTTGTAACGGGGGATGTAATCGCAAAGACGTTTGGATTGCAATTGGATATTGTAGTATCACGAAAAATTGGATCACCATACAATCCAGAGCTTGCTATAGGTGCAGTCATGCATGATGGGAGTTTTTTTCCAAACTCTGATCTGATAAATTCACTAGGAGTTACGCAGGATTACATTGATGAGCAAATTGCGGAACAACTCCAAGAAATCAAAAGAAGGTTGACAAAATTTCGAGGAAGGCTTGACTATGATCTAAAAAACAAAACTGTCGTAGTTGTAGATGATGGTATTGCAACAGGTGCCACAGTATTTGCAACACTTGGATGGATAAAAAAGCAAAATCCAAAAAGAATCATAATTGCTATACCTGTTGGGCCTAGGGATACTGTTGAAAAATTACGTCAAGTAGCAGAAGTTGTAGTACTACATGAGCCGGTAATATTTGGTGCAGTGGGAGAGTTTTATGATTCGTTTGATCAAGTAGAGGATAGTCAAGTTGTTGAGATAATGCGTAGCTATGGGCATCACAAAAACATGAAATGA
- a CDS encoding heavy metal translocating P-type ATPase — protein MTISKFQKVTWFTRHYPVPVLSLIGLVVGIVLYVIHDDQYGKIAWMITLIGGGIPVIWQTIREILHKHFVSDIVAMLAIIVSVILNDAFPGVIIVLMQSGGKALEDYAYRRASSSLDNLLSRAPRVAHKKIDHTIKEIPVSEINTGDLLVIKPGDLIPVDGEITSKHARIDESSLTGEPLPKTKLNGDPVFSGTINIGDAFDIRATRKSEESQYSKIVELVKKAQQEKAPIQRLADKYAVWFTPLTLAISGIGWLVTNNFETILSVLVVATPCSLIFATPVAVISGINRAAKSGIIIKTGAAIEQAARTQVAVFDKTGTITHGTPVVEKIISFDGISSEDILLKTASLEQLSSHPIASMIVQKGKEKFQKLLEPESFREIAGAGVEGRIGSDYILVGAPSIFENTGIDILSNGVLTDTVKPEGRMVAFVAINGKLSGAIVFGDEIRPDAKSMIKKLESIGIKKTILLTGDATSNAKNISEQAGISHYEAELVPEEKVIAIKKLRQEFENVTMVGDGINDAPALAASTVGIAMGAKGTAISAEAADIVLLVDKVSKVVDVIEIGKRTISVAKQSIIVGLGCSFLFMGIAMFGHLPPAIGAMIQEALDVSVILNALRAR, from the coding sequence ATGACAATTAGTAAATTTCAGAAAGTAACTTGGTTCACAAGGCATTATCCTGTCCCAGTCTTATCCTTAATTGGACTTGTGGTAGGAATAGTTCTGTATGTAATACATGACGACCAGTATGGAAAAATTGCGTGGATGATAACATTGATTGGGGGTGGAATCCCTGTTATCTGGCAGACAATACGGGAGATTTTACACAAACATTTTGTTTCAGACATAGTAGCAATGCTTGCAATCATTGTATCAGTTATACTCAACGATGCTTTTCCCGGAGTCATAATTGTCTTGATGCAATCAGGCGGCAAGGCATTGGAAGATTATGCGTATAGAAGAGCATCATCCTCACTTGACAATTTATTATCTCGAGCCCCAAGGGTTGCACATAAGAAAATTGATCACACCATAAAAGAGATTCCCGTGTCTGAGATAAACACAGGAGATCTTTTGGTAATCAAACCTGGAGATTTGATTCCAGTAGACGGAGAGATAACAAGCAAGCATGCTAGAATTGATGAATCTTCGCTTACTGGTGAACCACTACCAAAAACAAAATTAAATGGAGATCCTGTGTTTAGTGGAACAATAAACATCGGAGATGCATTTGACATCAGGGCAACAAGAAAAAGTGAGGAAAGTCAATATTCAAAAATTGTAGAACTTGTAAAAAAAGCCCAGCAGGAAAAAGCCCCGATTCAAAGACTTGCAGACAAGTATGCAGTATGGTTTACCCCACTTACGCTTGCAATAAGTGGAATAGGATGGCTTGTCACAAATAATTTTGAGACAATATTGTCTGTTCTTGTTGTGGCAACACCATGTTCTCTCATCTTTGCCACCCCTGTTGCAGTAATCAGTGGAATAAACAGAGCTGCAAAATCAGGAATTATAATAAAAACAGGTGCTGCAATAGAGCAAGCTGCTAGAACTCAGGTTGCAGTCTTTGATAAAACTGGAACTATCACTCATGGCACGCCTGTAGTTGAAAAAATAATATCTTTTGATGGAATTTCAAGCGAAGATATCCTCTTAAAGACCGCAAGTCTTGAACAACTCTCTTCTCATCCAATAGCTTCCATGATTGTCCAAAAGGGAAAAGAAAAATTTCAAAAACTGCTAGAGCCAGAGAGTTTTCGAGAAATAGCAGGAGCAGGAGTAGAAGGAAGAATTGGTTCAGATTACATCCTGGTTGGAGCTCCCAGCATATTTGAAAATACAGGAATAGATATTTTGAGTAATGGGGTACTGACAGATACTGTAAAACCAGAAGGACGCATGGTTGCATTTGTAGCAATAAATGGAAAGTTGTCGGGTGCAATAGTATTTGGAGATGAGATACGACCTGATGCAAAATCCATGATAAAAAAACTTGAATCAATTGGAATCAAAAAAACAATCTTGTTGACAGGTGATGCTACAAGTAATGCCAAAAACATTTCAGAACAAGCAGGGATTTCTCATTATGAAGCAGAATTAGTACCTGAAGAGAAGGTGATTGCAATAAAGAAACTACGTCAAGAGTTTGAAAATGTAACTATGGTTGGAGATGGAATTAATGATGCACCGGCACTGGCTGCATCAACAGTTGGAATAGCAATGGGAGCAAAAGGAACTGCAATATCTGCAGAGGCGGCAGACATAGTTTTGCTTGTAGACAAGGTTTCCAAAGTTGTAGATGTGATAGAAATAGGAAAAAGGACTATTTCTGTTGCAAAACAAAGTATCATAGTTGGTCTTGGATGCAGTTTCTTGTTCATGGGTATTGCCATGTTTGGTCATCTTCCACCTGCAATAGGCGCAATGATACAAGAAGCACTAGATGTCAGCGTCATCTTGAATGCATTACGAGCAAGATGA